A DNA window from Argopecten irradians isolate NY chromosome 10, Ai_NY, whole genome shotgun sequence contains the following coding sequences:
- the LOC138332955 gene encoding BTB/POZ domain-containing protein KCTD7-like — translation MTEESEKFPSVIELNVGGRHFTTSLLTLTKSEGTMLAAMFSGNYDVKKDKNGRYFIDADGDTFAYVLNYLRYGELPPAPQVQSVYRDAVYFGLHGLTEELERYPSMLSKIQRDAYRTQLSGYQDVLVKILDAVTDSNKKVVDTSSEIYIALFAKQKKTKLPNFDKNHVCSYKPKNKENRPADVSLGPWNIPTPEKDVMNCITFDLKERGFVVTHESLGQCNYMCEKLPGTPGQLLVENCCYPMFQITFHWWKM, via the coding sequence TTTCCGTCGGTGATAGAACTAAATGTGGGAGGGAGACATTTTACCACCAGCCTCCTAACATTGACCAAGTCTGAAGGTACAATGCTGGCTGCTATGTTTAGTGGTAACTATGATGTCAAGAAAGACAAGAATGGCCGGTATTTTATCGACGCTGATGGCGATACATTCGCTTATGTGTTGAACTATCTCCGATATGGTGAGCTCCCCCCAGCCCCACAAGTCCAGTCGGTATATAGAGACGCTGTCTACTTCGGACTCCATGGCCTCACAGAAGAACTGGAACGCTATCCCAGTATGCTTTCCAAAATACAACGTGATGCATATCGGACACAATTATCAGGCTATCAAGACGTACTGGTGAAAATTTTGGATGCAGTTACAGATTCAAACAAGAAGGTTGTTGATACTAGTTCAGAAATTTACATAGCATTATTTgccaaacagaaaaaaacaaaattgccaaactttgataaaaatcatgtttgtTCTTATAAACCTAAGAACAAAGAAAACAGGCCAGCCGATGTATCTTTAGGTCCCTGGAATATTCCAACTCCGGAGAAAGATGTTATGAACtgtataacctttgacctcAAAGAGCGAGGATTCGTTGTGACCCATGAATCGCTAGGACAGTGTAACTACATGTGTGAAAAACTACCCGGAACACCTGGTCAGCTCCTCGTAGAAAACTGTTGTTACCCGATGTTTCAAATCACATTTCATTGGTGGAAAATGTAA